The Azospirillum baldaniorum genome contains a region encoding:
- a CDS encoding sulfite exporter TauE/SafE family protein has translation MDAHSALTLLDAGLNQCAVVIDRDGGLLVALLTAGLVGGSTHCAGMCGPFVLAQVTARLEQVPASRMSEFHRLAGAAVLPYHLGRGTTYTLIGAAAAAVAGHVGALPGLKWLSVALLAFAALFFLGYAVKGLTAWVPKLDGAVQRWWGDRVSRLARPLFGNPTGWRGYGLGLALGFIPCGLLYGAVAVAAASGSALTGALGMAAFALGTLPSLLAVGLAGHLAGRTWRSAVARAAPVIMVVNAGVLGWMAIRMIG, from the coding sequence TTGGACGCCCATTCGGCCCTGACGCTTCTCGACGCCGGCCTCAACCAGTGCGCCGTCGTCATCGACCGCGACGGCGGGCTGCTGGTCGCGCTGCTGACCGCGGGGCTGGTCGGGGGATCGACCCATTGCGCGGGCATGTGCGGCCCCTTCGTCCTGGCCCAGGTCACCGCCCGGCTGGAGCAGGTTCCGGCCTCGCGGATGAGCGAGTTCCACCGGCTGGCCGGGGCGGCGGTGCTGCCCTACCATCTGGGGCGCGGCACCACCTACACCCTGATCGGCGCGGCGGCGGCGGCGGTCGCCGGCCATGTCGGGGCGCTGCCCGGGCTGAAATGGCTGTCGGTGGCGCTGCTGGCCTTCGCGGCGCTGTTCTTCCTCGGCTATGCGGTGAAGGGGCTGACCGCCTGGGTGCCCAAGCTCGACGGCGCGGTGCAGCGCTGGTGGGGCGACCGGGTGTCCCGGCTGGCCCGCCCCCTGTTCGGCAACCCCACGGGCTGGCGCGGCTACGGGCTGGGGCTGGCGCTCGGCTTCATCCCCTGCGGTCTTCTCTATGGGGCCGTGGCGGTGGCCGCGGCCAGCGGCAGCGCGCTGACCGGGGCGCTGGGCATGGCGGCCTTCGCGCTGGGCACGCTGCCGAGCCTGCTGGCGGTCGGCCTCGCCGGGCATCTGGCGGGGCGCACCTGGCGCTCCGCAGTCGCACGGGCGGCGCCGGTCATCATGGTGGTGAACGCCGGGGTGCTGGGCTGGATGGCGATCCGGATGATCGGGTGA
- the mscL gene encoding large conductance mechanosensitive channel protein MscL, with protein MLQEFKTFISRGNVVELAVGIIIGAAFTGIVNSLVKDMLMPPIGWIMGGIDFSNYFLNLSGGHYESLSAAEAAGAATINYGRFINALINFFIVAGALFLIVRQVNRLHFLQDSKPKAPPRQEVLLEEIRDALRARQAPAPGDTTRRGA; from the coding sequence ATGTTGCAGGAATTCAAGACCTTCATCAGCCGCGGCAACGTCGTGGAGCTGGCCGTCGGCATCATCATCGGCGCGGCCTTCACCGGCATCGTCAACTCGCTGGTCAAGGACATGCTGATGCCGCCCATCGGCTGGATCATGGGCGGGATCGACTTCTCCAACTACTTCCTGAACCTGTCCGGCGGCCATTACGAGAGCCTGTCCGCGGCGGAGGCGGCGGGGGCGGCGACCATCAACTACGGCCGCTTCATCAACGCGCTCATCAACTTCTTCATCGTGGCGGGGGCGCTGTTCCTCATCGTGCGGCAGGTCAACCGCCTGCATTTCCTCCAGGATTCCAAGCCGAAGGCGCCTCCCCGCCAGGAGGTTCTGCTGGAGGAGATCCGGGATGCGCTGCGCGCACGGCAGGCACCCGCCCCGGGGGACACGACTCGGCGGGGGGCGTGA
- a CDS encoding methyltransferase domain-containing protein, with translation MTTPDSMTVFDRALVRRRRDRAVPTFAEHAFLFEEVAERLVDRLEDVARPFPTALDLGAHDGVMGRTLRGRKGVETLVACDLSPGFARRAGPLAVAADEELLPFVPETFDLVVSNLSLHWVNDLPGALVQVRQALKPDGFFCAAMLGGETLLELRRCLYEAEMEVAGGVSPRVSPFAEIRDVGGLMQRAGFALPVVDSDVITVTYSDAFRLMRDLRGMGETNAVLARRKVPATRALLFDAARRYAERYAEPDGRIEATFQILYLAGWSPHESQQQPLKPGCGEVPLGEALKGSAEKLQ, from the coding sequence ATGACCACGCCCGACAGCATGACCGTCTTCGACCGCGCGCTCGTCCGCCGCCGCCGCGACCGCGCCGTCCCCACCTTCGCCGAGCACGCCTTCCTGTTCGAGGAGGTCGCCGAACGCCTCGTCGACCGGCTGGAGGACGTGGCCCGGCCCTTTCCCACCGCGCTCGACCTCGGCGCCCATGACGGGGTGATGGGGCGGACGCTGCGCGGGCGCAAGGGCGTCGAGACGCTGGTCGCCTGCGACCTCTCCCCCGGCTTCGCCCGGAGGGCCGGTCCGCTGGCCGTTGCCGCCGACGAGGAACTCCTGCCCTTCGTGCCGGAGACCTTCGACCTCGTGGTCAGCAACCTCAGCCTCCACTGGGTCAACGACCTGCCCGGCGCGCTGGTCCAGGTGCGGCAGGCGCTGAAGCCCGACGGCTTCTTCTGCGCGGCCATGCTGGGCGGGGAAACGCTGCTGGAGCTGCGCCGCTGCCTGTACGAGGCGGAGATGGAGGTGGCCGGCGGCGTGTCGCCCCGCGTGTCGCCCTTCGCCGAGATCCGCGACGTCGGCGGGCTGATGCAGCGCGCCGGCTTCGCCCTGCCGGTGGTGGACAGCGACGTCATCACCGTCACCTACAGCGACGCCTTCCGCCTGATGCGCGACCTGCGCGGCATGGGCGAGACCAACGCCGTCCTCGCCCGCCGCAAGGTGCCGGCCACCCGCGCCCTGCTGTTCGACGCCGCCCGCCGCTACGCAGAGCGTTACGCCGAGCCGGACGGGCGCATCGAGGCGACCTTCCAGATCCTCTATCTGGCCGGCTGGTCGCCGCACGAGAGCCAGCAGCAGCCGCTCAAGCCCGGTTGCGGCGAGGTCCCATTGGGCGAGGCGCTGAAGGGATCGGCGGAAAAGCTCCAATAA
- a CDS encoding general stress protein: MTFENDVNANRSAGHLRGAVREAVGIFASRDALQKAVDELTLAGFQRHELSVLANDQTIRDHLGHVPERAEDIAHDPDAPRQSYVSPEDVGSVKGVAVGFPAYVGAILATGAVLATGGTALAAAAAAAAAGVGGGAMGSVMSNWLTDKRNEPMLQHLDKGGILLWVNLADAGREQQALEIMNRHAAQPVEVHEVAQSGSET, from the coding sequence ATGACCTTCGAGAACGATGTGAACGCGAACCGCTCCGCCGGCCATCTGCGCGGCGCCGTACGCGAGGCCGTGGGCATCTTCGCCAGCCGCGACGCCCTGCAGAAGGCCGTCGACGAGCTGACCCTGGCCGGGTTCCAGCGCCATGAACTGAGCGTGCTCGCCAACGACCAGACCATCCGCGACCATCTCGGCCATGTGCCGGAGCGGGCGGAGGACATCGCCCACGACCCCGACGCGCCGCGCCAGTCCTACGTCTCGCCGGAGGATGTCGGCAGCGTGAAGGGCGTGGCGGTCGGGTTCCCCGCCTATGTCGGGGCGATCCTGGCGACCGGCGCCGTCCTGGCGACCGGCGGCACGGCCCTGGCCGCGGCGGCCGCAGCAGCGGCGGCGGGGGTGGGCGGCGGCGCCATGGGCTCGGTCATGTCGAACTGGCTGACCGACAAGCGCAACGAGCCGATGCTCCAGCACCTCGACAAGGGCGGCATCCTGCTCTGGGTGAATCTGGCCGACGCCGGGCGCGAGCAGCAGGCGCTGGAGATCATGAACCGTCACGCCGCCCAGCCGGTGGAGGTGCATGAGGTGGCGCAGTCCGGCTCCGAGACCTGA
- a CDS encoding cobalamin biosynthesis protein CobD/CbiB has protein sequence MGDALLTSVLGAAPLNGPGPLFLLLLALAIDAAAGDWIGRVLPDPAALSQRVCAWADRRLNRVERGKTARLLRGALVVLALVLAAVAVGLIVERVGAQSRGWLLELAVILATLRGRSAWARVRAVRRALDKGGAAPAREAVAPLTRRHAFSLDEHGIARAAIEAAAKGFARKLVAPVFGYALLGVPGLLVWAVVDGADTALGHAGVRHERFGQTAARLDDALNAIPARLAAVLLALAAPFAGAKTGGAFRTMMRDGGKAASLNMGWPTAAMAGALGLALGGPHRDGGVVITEPWIGEGRARATAADIGRALAVYAVAGLILTLLVALLLWAVAGP, from the coding sequence ATGGGCGACGCCCTGCTCACCTCCGTCCTCGGCGCCGCCCCCCTGAACGGTCCGGGGCCGCTGTTCCTGCTGCTGCTGGCCCTGGCCATCGACGCCGCCGCCGGCGACTGGATCGGGCGCGTCCTGCCCGATCCGGCGGCGCTGTCGCAGCGCGTCTGCGCCTGGGCCGACCGGCGGCTGAACCGGGTCGAGCGCGGCAAGACCGCCCGCCTGCTGCGCGGCGCTCTCGTCGTGCTGGCCCTCGTGCTGGCCGCCGTCGCCGTCGGCCTGATCGTCGAGCGGGTCGGCGCGCAGAGCCGCGGCTGGCTGCTGGAACTGGCGGTGATCCTCGCCACCCTGCGCGGACGGAGCGCCTGGGCGCGGGTGCGCGCGGTGCGCCGCGCCCTGGACAAGGGTGGCGCCGCTCCGGCGCGGGAGGCCGTCGCCCCCCTCACCCGCCGCCACGCCTTCAGCCTGGACGAGCACGGCATCGCCCGCGCCGCCATCGAGGCCGCCGCCAAGGGCTTCGCCCGCAAGCTGGTGGCCCCGGTCTTCGGCTACGCCCTGCTGGGCGTGCCCGGCCTGCTGGTCTGGGCGGTGGTGGACGGCGCCGACACCGCGCTGGGCCACGCCGGCGTGCGGCACGAGCGGTTCGGCCAGACCGCGGCGCGGCTGGACGACGCGCTGAACGCCATCCCGGCGCGGCTGGCGGCGGTTCTCCTGGCGCTGGCCGCGCCCTTCGCCGGAGCGAAGACCGGCGGCGCCTTCCGCACGATGATGCGGGACGGCGGCAAGGCGGCCTCCCTCAACATGGGCTGGCCGACCGCCGCCATGGCCGGCGCGCTGGGTCTGGCGCTGGGCGGGCCGCACCGCGACGGCGGCGTGGTCATCACCGAACCGTGGATCGGCGAGGGCCGCGCCCGCGCCACCGCCGCCGACATCGGGCGGGCGCTGGCGGTCTACGCCGTGGCCGGGTTGATCCTGACGTTGCTCGTGGCGCTGCTGCTGTGGGCGGTGGCCGGCCCCTGA
- a CDS encoding DEAD/DEAH box helicase has translation MSSIEMTAADALVVETVATEASVTETAVADETVTDTTETVTANAFAGLGVHPLVVKALEAFEYNTPTPVQAEAIPPALEGRDILATAETGTGKTAAFMLPALTRTVELPRLGVAAPRVLVLAPTRELAKQVTDAARKYAKFMKYNIVDVVGGMPYRDQLRLLSRAVDVMVATPGRLLDHVSRNRIDLSAVEVLILDEADRMLDMGFLDDVETIAKCCPDSRQTLLFTATLDRRMAQLAGNLLRNPVRVAVESATTSVNVEQRLHHADDMDHKRRLLKHFADLPEVGKAIIFAATKRDADALAEELSDAGHAAAALHGDMDQFKRNRTLQRLRTGQVRLLVATDVAARGIDVRDITHVINFDLPRSAEDYVHRIGRTGRAGASGVAISFAARADRDALFRIERYTGTRLDIHVVPGLEPQRPFQTGGGGRPTGRPGGRPGGGNGGGYNKKPWVRNANGGAEGGKPNGAPGGRPQGRPMNRNEHGRSDHARNEHGGHARRDSQGGKPAHRASKW, from the coding sequence TTGTCGTCCATCGAAATGACCGCCGCCGACGCCCTCGTTGTCGAGACCGTTGCCACCGAGGCCTCTGTCACCGAGACCGCCGTCGCCGACGAAACCGTGACCGACACCACTGAAACCGTCACCGCCAACGCTTTCGCCGGGCTGGGCGTCCACCCGCTCGTCGTGAAGGCGCTTGAGGCGTTCGAATACAACACCCCGACCCCGGTCCAGGCCGAGGCGATCCCGCCGGCCCTGGAAGGCCGCGACATCCTGGCGACCGCCGAGACGGGCACCGGCAAGACCGCCGCCTTCATGCTGCCGGCGCTGACCCGCACCGTCGAGCTGCCGCGCCTCGGCGTGGCCGCCCCGCGCGTGCTGGTGCTGGCCCCGACCCGCGAGCTGGCCAAGCAGGTCACCGACGCCGCCCGCAAGTACGCCAAGTTCATGAAGTACAACATCGTGGACGTGGTCGGCGGCATGCCCTATCGCGACCAGCTGCGCCTGCTGTCGCGCGCGGTGGACGTGATGGTGGCCACGCCGGGCCGTCTGCTCGACCACGTGTCGCGCAACCGCATCGACCTCAGCGCCGTCGAGGTGCTGATCCTGGACGAGGCGGACCGCATGCTCGACATGGGCTTCCTGGACGATGTGGAAACCATCGCCAAGTGCTGCCCGGACAGCCGCCAGACGCTGCTGTTCACCGCCACGCTGGACCGCCGCATGGCCCAGCTCGCCGGCAACCTGCTGCGCAACCCGGTGCGCGTCGCCGTGGAAAGCGCCACCACCTCGGTGAACGTCGAGCAGCGCCTGCACCATGCCGACGACATGGACCATAAGCGCCGCCTGCTGAAGCACTTTGCGGACCTGCCCGAGGTCGGCAAGGCGATCATCTTCGCCGCCACCAAGCGCGACGCCGATGCGCTGGCCGAGGAGCTGAGCGACGCCGGCCACGCCGCCGCCGCCCTGCACGGCGACATGGACCAGTTCAAGCGCAACCGCACGCTCCAGCGCCTGCGCACCGGCCAGGTCCGCCTGCTGGTGGCGACCGATGTGGCGGCGCGCGGCATCGACGTGCGTGACATCACCCACGTCATCAACTTCGACCTGCCGCGCTCGGCGGAGGACTATGTCCACCGCATCGGCCGCACGGGCCGTGCGGGCGCCTCGGGCGTGGCGATCTCCTTCGCCGCCCGCGCCGACCGCGACGCCCTGTTCCGCATCGAGCGCTACACCGGCACCCGCCTCGACATCCACGTCGTTCCGGGCCTGGAGCCGCAGCGTCCGTTCCAGACCGGCGGCGGCGGCCGTCCCACGGGCCGTCCGGGTGGCCGTCCGGGTGGCGGCAACGGCGGCGGCTACAACAAGAAGCCGTGGGTGCGCAACGCCAACGGCGGTGCCGAGGGCGGCAAGCCGAACGGCGCCCCGGGTGGCCGTCCGCAGGGCCGTCCGATGAACCGCAACGAGCATGGCCGCAGCGACCATGCCCGCAACGAGCATGGCGGTCACGCCCGCCGCGACTCCCAGGGCGGCAAGCCGGCGCACCGGGCGTCCAAGTGGTAA
- a CDS encoding ankyrin repeat domain-containing protein, protein MKRLLMLSLLALGLTAPVAAPALAQINLLEGPSMVKAVTSNDASALRLLLLKGENPNQVDASGRPVLLLAIGNGHPELVRLLLDGGANPNRADKSGNTPLHYAVEADAPEAVDLLLTKGAKVDQDNRQGITPLMTAARFGRVDLVERLLKAGAQADRTDFTGRTTLSWAQDSRNARVANLLRQAGAR, encoded by the coding sequence ATGAAACGGTTGCTGATGCTCAGCCTGCTGGCCCTCGGCCTGACCGCCCCTGTCGCCGCGCCGGCCCTGGCCCAGATCAACCTCCTGGAAGGCCCCTCCATGGTCAAGGCGGTGACGTCCAACGACGCCAGCGCGCTGCGGCTGCTGCTGCTGAAGGGGGAGAACCCGAATCAGGTCGACGCCAGCGGGCGGCCCGTCCTGCTGCTGGCGATCGGCAACGGCCATCCGGAACTGGTGCGGCTTCTGCTGGACGGCGGGGCCAACCCCAACCGCGCCGACAAGTCCGGCAACACCCCGCTGCACTACGCGGTGGAGGCCGACGCGCCGGAGGCGGTGGACCTTCTGCTGACCAAGGGCGCCAAGGTCGACCAGGACAACCGCCAGGGCATAACCCCGCTGATGACCGCGGCGCGCTTCGGCCGCGTCGATCTGGTGGAGCGGCTGCTGAAGGCCGGGGCACAAGCCGACCGCACCGATTTCACGGGCCGCACGACGCTGAGCTGGGCGCAGGACAGCCGCAACGCCCGGGTGGCGAACTTGTTGCGCCAAGCCGGCGCGCGCTGA
- the secA gene encoding preprotein translocase subunit SecA, whose amino-acid sequence MFGALARKIFGTANTRTVKALQKSVQQINALEPELAALSDDALRARTDWLRGRLSQGETLDAILPDAFATVREAGKRVLGQRHYDVQLMGGMVLHQGKITEMRTGEGKTLVATLAVYLNALEGKGVHVVTVNDYLASRDSAWMGRIYGFLGLTTGCIVHGLDDEERRAAYAADITYGTNNEFGFDYLRDNMKFRLEDMVQRPFNFAIVDEVDSILIDEARTPLIISGPSTDSSEMYVQVDRLIPQLTRDDYELDEKNRTVSLSEAGQEHMEQLLADAGLLKSGGLYDIQNVALVHHAQQALRAYTLFQRDKDYIVKDDKVIIIDEFTGRMMEGRRYSEGLHQALEAKEKVTIQRENQTLASITFQNYFRIYPKLAGMTGTAMTEAAEFAEIYGLEVVDMPTNVPVQRKDMDDEVYRKASEKYDAIIDLIEDARKRQQPVLVGTTSIEKSELIAELLKKRGIPHNVLNARHHEQEAYIVAQAGRPGAVTVATNMAGRGTDIQLGGNVEMRIQMELGNLPEGPERDARIKQIEAEVAEARELVKQAGGLYVVGTERHESRRIDNQLRGRSGRQGDPGASKFFLSLDDDLMRIFGSERMDGMLQRLGLKEGEAIIHPWINKALEKAQTKVEAHHFEVRKNLLKFDNVMNDQRKVVYEQRREIMDTEDIAETVLEMRHQVVSNMVNKAIPPNSYSEAWDIAGLHEEVNRLLGMDLPVADWAKEEGIAEPEIEERVREAADRKYAEKVETYGADTMRHVEKSLLLQILDQEWKDHLLQLDHLRQGISLRAYAQKDPLNEYKREAFELFETMLTTLREQVTAVLMHVEIRIAPQPEELYARPPQEMHEGRDDPALAMAEAGAGAVQGYPPADAPLPAGMVRREAVASVVPGADPNAWANTPRNAPCPCGSGQKYKHCHGKVG is encoded by the coding sequence ATGTTCGGTGCTCTCGCCCGCAAGATTTTCGGCACCGCCAACACGCGCACCGTCAAGGCGCTGCAAAAATCCGTCCAGCAGATCAACGCGCTGGAGCCCGAGTTGGCGGCGCTCTCCGACGACGCGCTGCGCGCCCGCACCGATTGGCTGCGCGGCCGGCTGTCGCAGGGCGAGACGCTCGACGCCATCCTGCCCGACGCCTTCGCCACCGTGCGCGAGGCCGGCAAGCGCGTGCTGGGGCAGCGGCACTACGACGTGCAGCTGATGGGCGGCATGGTCCTGCACCAGGGCAAGATCACCGAGATGCGCACCGGCGAAGGCAAGACGCTGGTCGCCACGCTGGCCGTCTATCTGAACGCGCTGGAGGGCAAGGGCGTCCACGTCGTCACCGTGAACGACTATCTGGCCTCGCGCGACAGCGCCTGGATGGGCCGCATCTACGGCTTCCTCGGCCTGACCACCGGCTGCATCGTGCACGGGCTGGACGACGAGGAGCGCCGCGCCGCCTACGCCGCCGACATCACCTACGGCACGAACAACGAATTCGGCTTCGACTATCTGCGCGACAACATGAAGTTCCGGCTGGAGGACATGGTCCAGCGGCCCTTCAACTTCGCCATCGTCGACGAGGTCGACTCGATCCTCATCGACGAGGCGCGCACCCCGCTGATCATCTCCGGCCCGTCCACCGACTCGTCGGAAATGTACGTGCAGGTGGATCGCCTGATCCCGCAGCTGACGCGGGACGACTACGAGCTGGACGAGAAGAACCGCACGGTCAGCCTGTCCGAGGCCGGGCAGGAGCATATGGAACAGCTTCTGGCCGATGCCGGGCTGCTGAAGTCGGGCGGGCTGTACGACATCCAGAACGTGGCGCTGGTCCACCATGCCCAGCAGGCGCTGCGCGCCTACACGCTGTTCCAGCGCGACAAGGACTACATCGTCAAGGACGACAAGGTCATCATCATCGACGAGTTCACCGGCCGCATGATGGAGGGCCGCCGCTATTCGGAAGGCCTGCACCAGGCGCTGGAGGCCAAGGAGAAGGTGACGATCCAGCGCGAGAACCAGACGCTCGCCTCCATCACCTTCCAGAATTACTTCCGCATCTACCCGAAGCTGGCCGGCATGACCGGCACGGCGATGACCGAGGCGGCGGAGTTCGCGGAGATCTACGGCCTTGAGGTCGTGGACATGCCGACCAACGTTCCGGTCCAGCGCAAGGACATGGACGACGAGGTCTACCGCAAGGCGTCGGAGAAGTACGACGCGATCATCGACCTGATCGAGGACGCCCGCAAGCGCCAGCAGCCGGTGCTGGTCGGCACCACCTCCATCGAGAAGTCGGAGCTGATCGCCGAGCTGCTGAAGAAGCGTGGCATCCCGCACAACGTGCTGAACGCCCGCCACCACGAGCAGGAAGCCTACATCGTCGCGCAGGCGGGCCGTCCGGGCGCCGTCACGGTCGCCACCAACATGGCCGGCCGCGGCACCGACATCCAGCTCGGCGGCAACGTCGAGATGCGCATCCAGATGGAGCTGGGGAACCTGCCCGAGGGGCCGGAGCGCGACGCCAGGATCAAGCAGATCGAGGCCGAGGTCGCCGAAGCGCGCGAGCTGGTCAAGCAGGCCGGCGGCCTCTACGTCGTCGGGACGGAGCGGCACGAGAGCCGCCGCATCGACAACCAGCTGCGCGGCCGTTCGGGCCGCCAGGGCGATCCGGGTGCCTCCAAGTTCTTCCTGTCGCTGGACGACGACCTGATGCGCATCTTCGGGTCGGAGCGCATGGACGGCATGCTCCAGCGCCTGGGCCTGAAGGAGGGGGAGGCGATCATCCACCCCTGGATCAACAAGGCGCTGGAGAAGGCCCAGACCAAGGTCGAGGCCCACCACTTCGAGGTCCGCAAGAACCTGCTCAAGTTCGACAACGTCATGAACGACCAGCGCAAGGTCGTCTATGAGCAGCGTCGCGAGATCATGGACACCGAGGACATCGCCGAGACCGTCCTGGAGATGCGCCATCAGGTCGTGTCCAACATGGTCAACAAGGCGATCCCGCCGAACTCCTACTCCGAGGCCTGGGACATCGCCGGCCTGCACGAGGAGGTGAACCGCCTCCTGGGCATGGACCTGCCGGTGGCCGACTGGGCCAAGGAAGAAGGCATCGCCGAGCCGGAGATCGAGGAGCGCGTCCGCGAGGCCGCCGACCGCAAATACGCGGAGAAGGTGGAGACCTACGGCGCCGACACGATGCGCCATGTGGAGAAGAGCCTGCTGCTGCAGATCCTCGACCAGGAATGGAAGGATCACCTGCTCCAGCTCGACCATCTCCGCCAGGGCATTTCCCTGCGCGCCTACGCCCAGAAGGACCCGCTGAACGAGTACAAGCGCGAAGCCTTCGAGCTGTTCGAGACCATGCTGACCACCCTGCGCGAGCAGGTGACCGCCGTGCTGATGCATGTCGAGATCCGCATCGCCCCGCAGCCGGAGGAACTGTACGCCCGTCCGCCGCAGGAGATGCACGAGGGCCGCGACGATCCGGCGCTGGCGATGGCCGAAGCGGGAGCCGGGGCCGTTCAGGGCTACCCGCCGGCCGACGCGCCGCTGCCCGCCGGCATGGTCCGCCGCGAGGCCGTCGCCTCGGTGGTGCCGGGGGCCGACCCCAACGCCTGGGCCAACACGCCGCGCAACGCGCCGTGTCCCTGCGGCTCGGGCCAGAAGTACAAGCACTGCCACGGCAAGGTCGGCTAA